CTGGCAGGTGGTTGGACTACTGTCAGACAGACCGTGCCTGCAGATCATTTCAGCCTTACCAAAGGCATCGGAGGCTGGGGTCAGATCGCAGGGTATGTAATCATGTATGTGGCGACCTTCTCAGTCGGACAGGAAGCGGTTTCCCGCTACTATGCTGCCCGTGATGGGAAAGCTGCCATCCAGGGATCGATCCTCGCAGCAATCGTAAACTTCGTGTTCGCCTTCATCCCGGTAATCCTCGGGCTGTGTATGCTTAGTCTCTTCAACCAGGGAAGACTCGATGCAAGCGTTATCGACGCCTTGAAAACGAATACTCGATACGCCCTTCCTGCCTTGGCTGTCGTCTCTATGCCTGCCGTGGTAACGGGAATCCTGTTTGCAGGAATCATAAGCGCTACCATGTCCTCTGCAGACTCCGACCTGCTTGGTGCCGGTTCGATTTTCAGCAACGACATCTATCGCGTCTTCCTCCGCAAGGAAGCCACGGACAAGGAAGTCATGCTGGTCACCAAGATTACCATGGTACTGGTAGCTTTATTCTCTCTGGTAACGGCTTTGTATGCCAATAACATACTCACGTTGCTGGCCTTCTCGTTCACCCTGCGGGCAGCAGGAACGTTTATCCCCTATGTAATGGGTCACTTCTGGAAGAAATCTTCCAGCGCTGGTTGTATCTCCTCGGTACTGCTTGGAAGCACCGTGTTTTTCCTGATGGACAAACACCTCATTCCTTCCATTCCCAAGGTAAACAACATTATCCCTGCCCTTGCAATCAGTCTTATATTGTTCGTTGTCTTCTCGCTTTTATTCCCCCCGAAGGAAGAAAGAACTTCGCTGGTACCTGAAAAAGAGTAATCGGTCAGTTTTTTATCCCATAGATAGAGCCGTCGCAATGGTCAATGTTGCGGCGGCTCTTTTGCATTGGACATAAAAAAAGAAGCTACCATCAGATAGCCCCTTTCAATGCAATGCTTTTTCTCTGTTACCTGTTGATCCAGTATTCCTTGGGAACAGGATTTGCCCCTTCCCAGATTACCTGCCTGAAGTGCACAGGGTCGGTATTCCCTTCGGTATTGATGAAAAGAATCTGACTGTTCTCGTCGATGTGGAGCGCCTTTCGGAGACCAGAAAGCCGTTCTTCCTGCATAATCGAAGCAAAAGCCCCTAAGGTAACGGCCCCGCTTTCCCCACTGATAATGAACGGGTCACCTTTCAGGGGGGTAGCATACATTCGCATTCCCTTGGCTGCAATATAGTCGGGAACCTGCACAAAGGCATCGGCATCTTCTTTGAGAATATCCCAGGCCATGGGACTTGGATCCCCACAGGCAAGACCTGCCATAATGGTATCCAGAGCCCCGGTTACAGTATGGGGTTTGCCATCGTTTGCCTTGGCACTTTCAAACAGGCAGGGGGCCTTATCGGGCTCGACAATGATACAGGTAGGGGCATCCTGTCCGAACAGGGCATGATAGAACCCTACGACAGAGGCAGCAAGGGCACCTACCCCGGCCTGTACGAAGACATGGGTCGGCTTCACGATTCCCTGGCCACTGAACTGTTCCTGGGCCTCGGCAAGCAAGGTGAGATATCCCTGCATTATCCAGGTAGGAATCTCGGTATAGTTGTCCCAGCTGGTGTCGCTGATGATGGTCCAGCCATTCTTTTCTGCATCAATGGCTACTTGGCGAACTGCATCGTCATAGTTTCCGTCGACTACCACTACGGTAGCCCCGTTGCTCTTGATCGCATCGATTCGCCTCGAGGTCGTCTCGGAGTGTACATAGATTACACATTTGAACCCAAGCTTCTGGGCAGCCCAGGCGATTCCGCGCCCATGGTTTCCATCGGTTGCGCTTGCAAAGGTAATGTGTCCGACTTTCTCTTTCACTTCATCCGAGGCGAGGTAGGCAAAGGGAGTGTCTTCCCCAAGAATCCCAAGCTTGCTCTGCAAGTACCGGTACAGTGCAAAAGAACCGCCGAGTACCTTGAAGCTGTTTAACTCAAGACGGCTCGATTCGTCCTTGGTCCAGATCCCGCCTACGCCGAACATGGCAGCCAAATGCGGAAGCCCCTGCAATGGGCTCATTTTATATCCGGGGATTTGTTTATGGAATCGCCTTGAGGTCTGCGCATTCTTCATAGAGAAAAGCTTCGAGGCAAGTTCGACGTCCTTGACGTCATGGTTAGTGATAATCCAAGAGATATCTTGTTTAGTATCAGTCATTATACCCTCCAAAGGGAAATTTGTTCATAGTTAATTTTACCCTATTTACTACCTATTTCATTAATTTTTCAAGTACTTATTACCGATATAATGAATTTTTTATAAAATTTTTAAGGAATAGCCAAAGAAAATAAAAATTTAATAAAATGATTGCAAGAACCGCAAAAATGAAAAACAGGCAAAATCAGAGACCACAGGGACAGGCATCCAAACCAATGATAAATCCCGTATAGACTTTTCTCAAGGTTTTCATCGGCTGAGGATTCCATCCTACGACGAACGAAACCCCAAAAGTCGTCTCCAACTCTTGGGGTTCTATACATCATAAAGTATCTATAGGGACAGGTCTCGGTTGACTATCGGCCTGAAACCTGGTCACTAAAACCGGTAGCGCATTCCTACCTGTGCTATAAATTGCAACTGCAACTGCTTGATAAAGGAAGTATCTGCATACTCCCAGAAAGCACCATAACCGAATTCTATAGGCAGGGAAAAATGGTCGAAAAATAAGATTTCCACCCCAAAACCACCACCTACGGCAAGACTAGGTTTGAAGGGCCCCAGTACATCACTGTATTCATCTACTGTTTCGATGGAACCCATATGGTTGATTGCAGTGAATATATAGAGTTGGCCAAGAAACCAATCGTCGTAGCAATCGGAATAGATTGTATGTTGATATTCCACTCCCACCACGTAATCGAGGTAGGAACCCCAGGTCGCATCTCCATTGAACGAAAGGCCAACGGTTGTCTGCAGGGCATCCAAATCAGAGATGCGCTTCTGATAACTGAGACCATAACCGGAAAGCTGACCAATCTGGGCTCCGATACTCGAGGGATACTTGGTAAGGATTTCGTTCCCTGCCGAGAAAAGCGATACGGAAACCAATAAAAGGCATGTGATAGCCAAGGTTATTTTTCTTGTTTTCATGTAGGTACATTACCATGGCTTTCAACCATACAACAAGTACTATTTGTCTGAAAGCGTATATTCTCCATTGGTAATCGAATAAGGAATCTTTCCCTCTTTAATACCTTGGGAAAGAAGGATTTTCTTATCCTTTGTGAAGAAAACAGCTTCAACCTCGGGTATGGCATCTATCATAGCCATCCCCTTCTCATAGCCGAGGGCGTAGACCGAAGTAGAGAGTGCATCGGCAAGAAAAGAACGAGGGGTTATAATACTCACGCTGGTAAACTCAGACTCCACAGGATAGCCTGTCTTGGTATCGAGGATGTGGTGATACACTTTCCCGTCCTGCTCGAAGAACCGCTCGTAGGGTCCGGAGGTAACCAACGACTGGTCGACCAGCGAGAGAATCATGACATAGCCTCCCCTATCCTGGTCAGGATCCTGAATCCCTATCTTCCAGGGAGTTCCGTCCGGTTTGCTACCCATGGTCAATACATTTCCGCCTAGGTTTACAATGGCACTTTTGACGTTATATTTGGAAAGAACCTTTGCAACTTCGTCCGCGGCATACCCTTTGGCAATGCCACCAAGATCGAGAACCATGTTTTTATCTGCTAGGCCTATGGAGTGGGTGGCACTATCCATCAAAACCCGTTCATATCCGATGAGAGGCAGAAGCGAATCGATTTCATCCTGGGGTGGTTTCCTCGGGTTATCTCCCCCGATGTCCCAGGCCTCGACCAAAGGCCCAACGGTAGGATCG
The sequence above is a segment of the Sphaerochaeta pleomorpha str. Grapes genome. Coding sequences within it:
- a CDS encoding sodium:solute symporter family protein, which translates into the protein MNVTIIAIVILYMLLMLAIGFYSSKKINSNTDFMVAGRRLGPLLMAGTLAATEIGGGSSLGVVANSYGSWGASSAWYIIAMGIAFIILIPLAPKFRASEVKTVPEYFRRRYDKFSGGFSGIIMLMALIGLTAGQFKASASILEVMLGIDYTTSLIIVTVVITVYAVMGGLWSVTLTDFIQVFLIVIGMTIAIPFALKLAGGWTTVRQTVPADHFSLTKGIGGWGQIAGYVIMYVATFSVGQEAVSRYYAARDGKAAIQGSILAAIVNFVFAFIPVILGLCMLSLFNQGRLDASVIDALKTNTRYALPALAVVSMPAVVTGILFAGIISATMSSADSDLLGAGSIFSNDIYRVFLRKEATDKEVMLVTKITMVLVALFSLVTALYANNILTLLAFSFTLRAAGTFIPYVMGHFWKKSSSAGCISSVLLGSTVFFLMDKHLIPSIPKVNNIIPALAISLILFVVFSLLFPPKEERTSLVPEKE
- a CDS encoding diaminopropionate ammonia-lyase, which translates into the protein MTDTKQDISWIITNHDVKDVELASKLFSMKNAQTSRRFHKQIPGYKMSPLQGLPHLAAMFGVGGIWTKDESSRLELNSFKVLGGSFALYRYLQSKLGILGEDTPFAYLASDEVKEKVGHITFASATDGNHGRGIAWAAQKLGFKCVIYVHSETTSRRIDAIKSNGATVVVVDGNYDDAVRQVAIDAEKNGWTIISDTSWDNYTEIPTWIMQGYLTLLAEAQEQFSGQGIVKPTHVFVQAGVGALAASVVGFYHALFGQDAPTCIIVEPDKAPCLFESAKANDGKPHTVTGALDTIMAGLACGDPSPMAWDILKEDADAFVQVPDYIAAKGMRMYATPLKGDPFIISGESGAVTLGAFASIMQEERLSGLRKALHIDENSQILFINTEGNTDPVHFRQVIWEGANPVPKEYWINR
- a CDS encoding FAD:protein FMN transferase, coding for MKNNKTKLLPTILAIGCLSFLLLLASCTKKPVEPQAKSLLLLGTVCKVTIYDNPSEEAFAAAFARISEIEAKMSLHKVTSELEAINAKAGKGLQEVSQDTYAVVEEALAISQLSGGAFDPTVGPLVEAWDIGGDNPRKPPQDEIDSLLPLIGYERVLMDSATHSIGLADKNMVLDLGGIAKGYAADEVAKVLSKYNVKSAIVNLGGNVLTMGSKPDGTPWKIGIQDPDQDRGGYVMILSLVDQSLVTSGPYERFFEQDGKVYHHILDTKTGYPVESEFTSVSIITPRSFLADALSTSVYALGYEKGMAMIDAIPEVEAVFFTKDKKILLSQGIKEGKIPYSITNGEYTLSDK